The Chloroflexota bacterium region TCGAAGAAAGTGCCGACTGGCGAGCTAATCTACCAGCTGGTCAAGAGCATGAACGACGGCATCGAAAGTTTTATTCTGCCGACGATGTTTTGGAACGAGATAGGATTCCGCTATCTTGGTCCGGTTGACGGGCACGATTTCAAGCAGTTGGAAGACACACTGCGGCAGGCGAAGCAAGCTGCCGGCGCGGTGCCAGTGGTGCATGTGGTTACCCACAAAGGGCACGGCTACGAACCTGCCGAAGACGATCCGGTGAAGTTCCACCAGCCAAGCTCGCCATTGGGCACGGGGTCCGGAGCACCGACATACTCGAAGGTGTTCGCGCAGACTGTCAGCCGCCTGATGCGCGACGACGACGGGGTTGTGGGCATATCGGCGGCGATGCTGGAAGGCACGGGGCTTGAAGAAGTGCGGCAGGACTTCCCGGGCAGGGTGTTCGATGTGGGCATCGCGGAACAGCACGCGGTCAGCATGGCGGCGGGAATGGCGTCCACCGGGTTCAAGCCATTCGTATCGATATACTCCACATTCCTGCAGCGCGCGTTCGACCAAGTGATGCACGATGTGTGCCTTCAGAACTTGCCGGTGACGCTGATAGCAGACCGTGCGGGCATCGTGGGCGAAGATGGCAAAACGCATCATGGCGCGTTCGACATATCGTACCTGCGCTGCCTGCCCAATGCAGTCGTCGCCGCACCGACGAACGAGAACGACCTGCAGCACCTCATCAATACCGCGTACAAGCACAACGGACCGTTCGCGATACGTATTCCAAGAGGTACCGCGACCGGCGTATCGCTGGATCCGGCGCTCAAGGAACTGCCGATTGGTAAAGGCTATAAGCTGCGCGAAGGGCGCGATGTCGCCATATTCGCCTTGGGCAAGCCTGCCGGACCCGCTCTCGAAGCGGCGGAAATCCTAGCCGACTTTGGCATCGATTGCGGTGTGATCAACCCGCTCTTTGTCAAGCCACTCGACACCGAACTGCTGCTAGACGCCGCGCGTAAGACCGGACGCATCGTAACCGTCGAGGAAAATGTGCTCGCAGGCGGATTCGGTTCAGCAGTGCTGGAAGTCATCGCAGAAGCAGGGCTGCAAAGCGTGGCAGTGCACCGCATCGGCATGCCGGACGCATTCGTAGAACACGGCACCGCGGACGCCCAGCGCCACGAACTTAACCTAGATGCTGAGGGCATAGTGAGGCAAGTGCTGTCCGCATTCTACCCCGGCGGCCAGCCATCGTCCCACACGCCAGTAGTCGCCGCAGACTAATCTTCGACGACTACTGGGGAAGTTCAGGATGGGGAGGCAGTGAAGTGCCCTCAGTCCAACGAGGCATTACTTGCCACTACTTGCTGATCGACGCGGTCATACCCCAACGCAATCGCGGATCGATTCCGCTGATGCGTATGTCAGCGGAGTAGGTCACGGCGCCTTGCACTTCTTCACCAAAGCGGCTGATTCGCATAACCGTGCCGTTCATCTCGAGAGCGGGCAGCGCGTCGAAATTTATGCGAACGCTGTCGCCTTCGGACAGATGAATCACGCTGAGTTCGTCTAGGTCAACCGTTACCAACTCCCACTCGGATGCGTCCGCGAGGCTCATCAGGAATTGGCGCGGTGCGACTTCTTCGCCTGCGTCAACATTGGGTGCCACGATTACACCGCTGAACGGGGCGCGCAGTTCCATGTCGGCGAGCGCGAGCTGTGCCGACTGCCGCGCGGTCTCCGCCACCGTTACACGCGTTTCCGCGGCGATGATGCGCGCCTCCCTGCGCTCTTCGTCGAGCGGGTCTCTGCCCGCTTCCAACTTCTCGACGGCGAGTTGGGCATCTTCCATATGCTGCTGCGCGAGCGCGATGTCGTGGTCGTCGTGGTGCAAGTCATCGAGCGTCGCAAGCGCGACTTCAAGGTTCGCCTTCGCCTGCGCGACTTCCGCCTCGTCGGAGAAGTCTAACAGCGCCTCGAGTGCGGCGTTGGCCGCGTCCAACTCGGACTGTATGCTAGCCGCGCTTGCTTGCGGACGACCGGACTGGGCTATCTCAAGTGCGCGTTCTGCGTCCTCAAGGTGGTTCTGTGCCGTCAGCACTTTGCTCTCTGCGGCTTGCACTGCCGAGACGCCATTGGTCTCGGTGGTAATGTACGATGCGCGCGCGTCCGCGAATCCTTCCCACGCGTCGTCATACTCCTGCCTGATGCAACGCATGCCGGACGGCAGTGTGTTGACTTCGCTGCAAGTGGTCAGATGCGCGTTGAATGGGCTCAAGCCAAGCCTACCAAAGAGCTTCAGCTCGTCCCAACGTGTTGCCGGGTCGTCTTGCAGCACGTCGTCCGGGAACGACAGGTGATCGCGGTCAAAAATCTTCTCAAAGTCGGCGCCCCACTCGACGAAGAGCGTGTCCGGGTCTTTGTGCAATTCAGCCGCCGTCAGGTCGATGCCCATGTAGTGCTGGTGTACCCCGCGCCATAGGAATTCGGCGTCGGAGTATGCTTCATTGGCGAGCCTGTTTGCCTCGGCAGAATCGACGACCGTAACCTCCAAGTCGCGCTCGGCATTGGTCAGAAGCACGGTCGCGACAGTTATCGCATCCTGCGCGTCCTGCACAATCTTGTCAATGTCTTCGGCGTCATCGAGGGCGTTCTGCAAGTCAACTATCGATAGTTGGGCGGCTGCGATACGCGCGTCCCGCTCGGCGATTCTCGCGCGGCTCTCCGCATCGGCGTCGATGCCGTCAACGCTAGCTACGCCCATCGCCTTCAGCAGCGCGTCTTCGGCTTGCTGCACGCCGAGTTCGGCTTTCGTCCTAGCCTCGATGTATCGCGCCTCAAGCAGTGCGCCCTCCGCGCTGACGGACGCGCCTGCCCTGAGATTCGCGCCGGACAGGTGCAGGTAGCGTTCTTCCGCCCTCTGCAAAGTGTGCCGCGCCTGCTCAAGCCTGCCTGGCCTTGTCTCGTCGTCGAGTTCGCGTTCCTTGGCAATGGAGATTTTCAGCGTCTCAACTTCGGCGCGCGCGCTTGCCACAGCGTCCGCCGCGCGCTGCAACGCAATCTCCGCATCCGTCGTGTCCAGCATCACGAGGAGCTGCCCCTCCTCTACCGTGTCGTTCTCGCTCACCAGCACTTCGGTAACCGTGCCACCGCGCGGCATGCTGAGGCTGGCGCTGCGTAACGGCACGACCACCGCATCGGCGCGTACGGTAGGCGTTTCGTTCACGACTGCCGCGGATAGTTCACCGTCGTCCACATCGTCGTCGCGCAGGAAGAAAAAAAACACCGCCGCGATCACAATCGCAGCCACAACGACGAACGCAATTATTCCCGCAACCAGTCTATTCACAGAGTTCTCCTTCTGATGCGCCGGCGAGATATGTCAGCCGCATCTGCCCTGGGAACGCGAATTCAAAAGAACCTTGCGCCCATGCGAAATACAGAAACTAATCAATGTCTAGTTCGTGATTCAATCTTAAATGCCTGTTTGCCGCAAAGTAAATGTAATAAATGAACCACAATCACTGAATATCATAATCCAAAACTGGATTCACATCTCACCGAAGCAGTAATTATCCGGTGGTAAGACTTTGACTGACCTCGTATAATTGCAATTAACTTCTCGTATAATTTGCAAAGGTCAAAGAGCAACCAGCCGCACAACTCAACCGACAAGGGGTGTACCGATGACTGCCAAAATCGATTTCAACTGCGACATGGGTGAGAGTTTCGGCATGTACAAGATGGGCTTCGATGAGGAGGTCATCAAGCACATCACATCCGCGAACATTGCGTGCGGCTTCCACGCGGGGGACCCAATGTGGATGCGGCACACGGTCGAACTCGCGGAGGCGCACGGCGTCGCCATCGGCGCGCACCCAAGCTTTCCGGACCTGAACGGCTTCGGCAGGCGCAATATGGTCGTGTCGCCGACTGAGGCGAAGAATGATGTTACATATCAGGTCGGCGCGCTGCAGGCGTTCACGGCGAGCAAGAAGCTGCAACATGTCAAGCCGCACGGCGCGATGTACAACATGGCGGTCAACGACGAATCGCTCGCGCAGGCGATCTGCGAGTCGGTGATGGATGTAGATCCGCAGATGATTCTGGTCGCGCTCGCAGGTTCACGCTGGATCGACATCGCGGAAGATATGGGCATGAAGGTCGCGCGAGAAATTTTCGCCGACCGCGCGCTGAATCCGGACGGCACGCTAGTTTCGCGCTCACAGCCCGGCTCTGTCATCCACGACACGAACGAGGTCGTGGAGCGCAGCCTGCGCATGGTAACGGAGGGCAAGGCAACAGCGATAAGCGGTGAAGAAATCGATGTGCAAGCGGACAGCCTCTGCCTGCACGGGGACACTCCCGGCGCCGTGGAGATGGCAGCCGAGCTCAAACGCGAACTCGAAGCGGCCGGCGTGGAAATACTGCCGCTCGGCAGGATTCTGGACTAACGCCGTGCTTTACGACAATCCTCGCTTCTTCCCCGCCGGCGATATGGCGCTCGTCGCCGAGCTTGGCGACGCCATCAGCCCGGCGATTAATCGCCGGGTGCGCAGTCTCACGGACGCGCTCGAAGAAGACGGCGTGCCCGGCGTCTTCGATTTCCTGCCGACATACCGATCAGTGCTCGTGTACTTCGACCCGCTTGTGGCAACTTCGGGCGAAGTTCAAGACAGCATTGAGCGGCTGCTGCAACGCGCGCAATCGACCGACACGAGTACGCGAAATGTAGTGCATTTGCCCACGCTGTACGGTGGCGACTTGGGGCCCGACATCGCATTCGTTGCGCAACACAGCGGCATCGACGAACAGGAAGTCATCCGAATGCACTCTGGCACTGATTACCTAGTCTATATGATGGGCTTCAGTCCGGGCTTCGCGTATCTTGGCGGCTTGGACGAACGCCTTGCCACGCCGCGCCTGCAATCTCCGCGCACCGAGATTCCGCCCGGCGCGGTGGGCATCGCCGAGACGCAGACGGGCGTGTACCCGGTGGCAAGCCCGGGCGGATGGCAGCTCATCGGCAGAACGCCGGTAAGACTGTTCGACCCGGCACGCGAGCGCCCTGTGCTGCTGAACGCGGGCGACTATGTGCGCTTCGTACCAATCGAATCGCGCGAGCACTACGACGACATCTTTCGGCAGGTTGATGCAGGCGAATATGTAGTCGATGTAGAAACAGAAGCGGCCGAATCATGAACGGCCCAGCGCTGAAAATCATCCAGCCGGGGATGCTGTCCACCATTCAGGACCGAGGACGATACGGCTACCAACGATTTGGCATGCCCACAGCCGGCGCGATGGACACCTTCGCCCTGCGCGCCGCCAACGCGCTGCTCGGAAACGACGACAACGCCGCGTGCATCGAAGCGACCGTACTCGGACCCCGCGTTGAGATTCTGGCGGCTATACGCATCGCCATCACAGGCGCCGACCTGTCCCCGCGCTTGAACGGTGAGCCTCTGCCGATGTGGACGGCTGTACGCGCCGGAAAAGGTGACACGCTGGACTTTGGAGGACCGGCAGACGGCGTGCGCGCCTATATCGCAGTGTCGGGCGGAATCGATGTTCCGCAGGTGATGGGCAGCAGGGCGACATATATGAAGGCTGCCATCGGCGGCATCGACGGCAAGCCGTTGCGCGCAGGCGATATTCTGAATGTTGACGGCACAGATTCTACCGGCGCAGACGCGGAAGAACGACCGGACGGCAATATGCCGCAGGATGCGATTCCACAGTACGGCAGCGAGCATGTCGTCCGCGTGGTTCTTGGACCGCAGGACGCATCATTCACCGCAAAGGGCATCGATACGCTGCTTAGCGCTCCATATACCGTGTCCATCAACTCCGACCGTATGGGATACCGACTCGAGGGCGATCCGATTGAACATGTGGACGGCGCGGATGTGATTTCGGACGGCACGCCATTAGGCACGATCCAGGTGCCGGGCGACGGTCAGCCGATAGTCCTGCTCGCGGACAGGGGCACCACCGGTGGCTACACGAAAATCGCGACAGTCATCAGTCCGGACTTGAGCAAGATCGCGCAAGCGATGCCGGGACATACCATTTCCTTCAAGGCGGTTAGGGTAGAAGAGGCGCAGGCGGCATACCGCGCGCAGGAACGGCTGCTTGCATCGATACGCAGCGGTAGCGGCGTTACGGATGGCGCCGCTCCGCGCATCGCCTTAGTGATGGACGATTCTATCTCTGATATACTGGACGGCGACGGCGAACCGCTGACGCTGCCAGCAGCGGCGGGCGAACAAGCAGGCAGTCGCAGTGGCACGGCGCGAATTGGCGGAGCGACTTACGAGTTCGAAATAACGGTGAGGCGGATGGGCGATTCTGAGATTGATTAGGGATGGGCAAATCACCCAATCCCGCCCCTTTCTCCATCAAGGGGCTAGGGATGCAGTTTAGGACATTTCGGTTGTCACCCTGAACGAAGTGAAGGGTCTAAAGTCGCCCTATGGAAACAAGCCCGTCCGAAGTCAACGCGTTTAGATTTCTCGCTTCGCTCGAAATGGCATGAATAAACGAAAGACCCTAGGACACAGTAAACACGATAGGCAAGATTTAAGGAGATTACGATGTCAAAGAGGATTGCCATTTTCGGCGCGGGCGCGGCTGGCAGCTACATCGGGGCGTTCCTGACGCGTGAGGGGCACGACATCACGCTCATCGATATGTGGGGCGAGCATGTGGACGCGATGAACGCCAACGGGCTGCGCGCGTCCGGCAGTCAGGGCGATTTCACCGTCCCTGTCAATGCAGTCCATCTTGCCGACGCTTGGCAATTGGAGCACAACTTCGACATCATTTTCCTGGCGATGAAATCCTACGATACCGAGTGGTCGAGCCACTTCGTCAAGCGCCTTCTCGCTTCCAACGGCGTGGTCGTCAACAGCCAGAATTGCATGAACGACCAGCTCACGGCGTCCATCGTGGGCTTCGAGCGGCAGGTCGGTTGCATAATGTCCAGCATCACGGTCGCACTGTGGGAGCCGGCGCATGTTACGCGCGGGGGCACACCCGGTCGCGACCGCGGGCACGATGTTTTCCGCGTGGGCGAGCTGCATGGCAAGATTACGCCTCGCGTGCAAGAAATCGCCGAGATGCTGAGCTGCATTGACGGCTCACGCGCAACATCGAACATCTGGGGCGAACGCTGGTCAAAACTCACGACAAACTCCATCGGCAATCCTGTCGGCGCGATGACGGGGCAGGGTTCGCAGTCTTACGCGGCGAATCCGCGCACGCGGCTCATTCAGATTCAGATTGCTAAGGAATCGACGCAGGTCGGGCTGGCGCTGAACTACGACATCGAAAATATAAGCGGAGTAAGCGCGCAGACTTGGGCGAACGCCGATCAGGGCGATGTTTACGAAGAGTTGGACGCGATATTGCAGCCCAAGCCCGGCGCGGCGGACTGGAAATCGTCGATGGCGCAGGATGTGGCGAAGGGGCGGCGCACCGAGACGGCGTTCATGAACGGCTACATTGTGGCGCGCGGCCGCGAAGCCGGTGTGCACACTCCCATCAACGCGGCAATCGTCGAGGTGATGCACGGCATCGACAGTGGAGAAATCACGCCCGACCCGTCGAATGTAGAGCGCGTACTGAGCATGGCAGGGCTGTGAGCATCAACCGCCGGCGCCTGATAAGCATGCCTGAATCATCAGACGACTCCACGCCAAGCGGTTCGCTCGGCGTGGGCACTCTCAATCTCTGCGCTCTTATCGCTAGTGTCTTTGAGCATGGCAGCTGCTCACAGGACATTACATCTGCGACTATCTCGCCTATGATCGCCCATGATTGAACTCGTCCGCGAATTATCGCACTGGATGGTCGGTTTCGCGGACAGCGAGTGGGCGATGGCTGTGCTCGCCGTGACCGCGTTCACCGAGTCGATATTCTTCCCGTTGCCGCCGGACCCGCTGCTGATAGGCATGTCGTTCGTGCACCCGCGCCTGGCGCTGCTGTTCGCCGCCATCACGACGGTCGCATCTGTCGCAGGCGCGGTGGCAGGACGCTGGCTTGGCATGCGATACGGCAGACCGATACTAGACAGGTTTGTATCCGCCGACAAGGTTGACCGCGTGGAGGGGTTGTTCAATCGTTACGGCGTCTGGGCAATACTCATCGCCGCGATAACGCCGATCCCGTACAAAGTCTTCGCGTTGTCAGCCGGCGTGCTGAACATGCCCCTAACGCCCTTCGTCATCGCATCCATAATAGGACGCGGCGCAAGAATGTTCCTCATCGGCGCGCTGATATTCCTATTCGGTGAAGCAATCCAAGACTTCCTAGAGCACAGCTTTGAGCTTGTCATGATAGCGGCGGGCATAGGCACGGTATTGTGCGTCACGCTGTTCATGCTGTTCGTGCGGACGCGAAGGGCGAAGAGCGTGGCAGAGGTGGAATAGCCCCATCGATGGGTGGGGCGAGTCGGAGAACGGTCAGCGTTAAGACGCGCCGGCATCACTCCATCGCCTGCCTGTATTGCAGCGCCTCCGCGAGATGCGATACCTCAATCGTTTCGCTGCCTGACAAGTCTGCTATCGTTCGCGAGACCTTTAGTATGCGGTGGAAGCCTCTTGCGGATAGACTCATGCGTTGCATTGCGGTCTGAATTAGATTCTTCGCGGGGTCGTCCATTGGGCAGAAATCCCAGACTTCGTTGGGGCCCATTTCGGAGTTGTTCAGCCTGCCGGTGCCCTTAAGCCGCTGACGCTGCGCAGAAATTGCCGCCTCCACGCGCTCGCGTACCTGCTCGGAGCGTTCGGCGTTGCTGGGCATCGTCAGCTTATCGTATTCCACGCGCGGCACATCGACAAACAGGTCTATTCTATCCAGCAAGGGCCCGCTGATGCGCTGGCTGTACCGGGAAATCTGGCTCGGCGTGCAGACGCACTGCTTGGCGATGTCGTTGCGGTAGCCGCACGGACACGGATTGCGCGCCGCGACCAGCATGAAATTCGCCGGGAATCTAATCGTCCCCTGAGCGCGGCTGATGGTAACCGTTCTGTCCTCGATGGGCTGTCGCAGTACCTCCAGCACATTGCGTCCGAACTCGGGCAATTCGTCGAGGAACAGCACGCCGCGGTGGCTGAGCGTGATTTCGCCCGGACGCGGTATCCTACCGCCGCCGACAAGTCCCGCATTCGAGATAGTGTAGTGCGGCGCGCGAAACGGCCGCTCTTCGACG contains the following coding sequences:
- the dxs gene encoding 1-deoxy-D-xylulose-5-phosphate synthase, which gives rise to MGSPILERIDAPGDLKPLTYDEMTQVAQEARDTIISVITQRGGHLASNLGVVELTLALHRVFDSPQDKIVWDTTNQLYTHKLVTGRRDEFKNIRLQGGLSGFGEPGESEHDTLCAGHAGTGLSVALGVAQGAVNRNLDSWTIAVVGDGAMTSGSSFEALNNIVHLSPEKMIVVLNDNGMSISENIGFLTNWRKRLITHPQYQAMIRRMTALSKKVPTGELIYQLVKSMNDGIESFILPTMFWNEIGFRYLGPVDGHDFKQLEDTLRQAKQAAGAVPVVHVVTHKGHGYEPAEDDPVKFHQPSSPLGTGSGAPTYSKVFAQTVSRLMRDDDGVVGISAAMLEGTGLEEVRQDFPGRVFDVGIAEQHAVSMAAGMASTGFKPFVSIYSTFLQRAFDQVMHDVCLQNLPVTLIADRAGIVGEDGKTHHGAFDISYLRCLPNAVVAAPTNENDLQHLINTAYKHNGPFAIRIPRGTATGVSLDPALKELPIGKGYKLREGRDVAIFALGKPAGPALEAAEILADFGIDCGVINPLFVKPLDTELLLDAARKTGRIVTVEENVLAGGFGSAVLEVIAEAGLQSVAVHRIGMPDAFVEHGTADAQRHELNLDAEGIVRQVLSAFYPGGQPSSHTPVVAAD
- a CDS encoding HlyD family efflux transporter periplasmic adaptor subunit, which gives rise to MNRLVAGIIAFVVVAAIVIAAVFFFFLRDDDVDDGELSAAVVNETPTVRADAVVVPLRSASLSMPRGGTVTEVLVSENDTVEEGQLLVMLDTTDAEIALQRAADAVASARAEVETLKISIAKERELDDETRPGRLEQARHTLQRAEERYLHLSGANLRAGASVSAEGALLEARYIEARTKAELGVQQAEDALLKAMGVASVDGIDADAESRARIAERDARIAAAQLSIVDLQNALDDAEDIDKIVQDAQDAITVATVLLTNAERDLEVTVVDSAEANRLANEAYSDAEFLWRGVHQHYMGIDLTAAELHKDPDTLFVEWGADFEKIFDRDHLSFPDDVLQDDPATRWDELKLFGRLGLSPFNAHLTTCSEVNTLPSGMRCIRQEYDDAWEGFADARASYITTETNGVSAVQAAESKVLTAQNHLEDAERALEIAQSGRPQASAASIQSELDAANAALEALLDFSDEAEVAQAKANLEVALATLDDLHHDDHDIALAQQHMEDAQLAVEKLEAGRDPLDEERREARIIAAETRVTVAETARQSAQLALADMELRAPFSGVIVAPNVDAGEEVAPRQFLMSLADASEWELVTVDLDELSVIHLSEGDSVRINFDALPALEMNGTVMRISRFGEEVQGAVTYSADIRISGIDPRLRWGMTASISK
- a CDS encoding LamB/YcsF family protein; this encodes MTAKIDFNCDMGESFGMYKMGFDEEVIKHITSANIACGFHAGDPMWMRHTVELAEAHGVAIGAHPSFPDLNGFGRRNMVVSPTEAKNDVTYQVGALQAFTASKKLQHVKPHGAMYNMAVNDESLAQAICESVMDVDPQMILVALAGSRWIDIAEDMGMKVAREIFADRALNPDGTLVSRSQPGSVIHDTNEVVERSLRMVTEGKATAISGEEIDVQADSLCLHGDTPGAVEMAAELKRELEAAGVEILPLGRILD
- the pxpB gene encoding 5-oxoprolinase subunit PxpB produces the protein MALVAELGDAISPAINRRVRSLTDALEEDGVPGVFDFLPTYRSVLVYFDPLVATSGEVQDSIERLLQRAQSTDTSTRNVVHLPTLYGGDLGPDIAFVAQHSGIDEQEVIRMHSGTDYLVYMMGFSPGFAYLGGLDERLATPRLQSPRTEIPPGAVGIAETQTGVYPVASPGGWQLIGRTPVRLFDPARERPVLLNAGDYVRFVPIESREHYDDIFRQVDAGEYVVDVETEAAES
- a CDS encoding biotin-dependent carboxyltransferase family protein; translation: MNGPALKIIQPGMLSTIQDRGRYGYQRFGMPTAGAMDTFALRAANALLGNDDNAACIEATVLGPRVEILAAIRIAITGADLSPRLNGEPLPMWTAVRAGKGDTLDFGGPADGVRAYIAVSGGIDVPQVMGSRATYMKAAIGGIDGKPLRAGDILNVDGTDSTGADAEERPDGNMPQDAIPQYGSEHVVRVVLGPQDASFTAKGIDTLLSAPYTVSINSDRMGYRLEGDPIEHVDGADVISDGTPLGTIQVPGDGQPIVLLADRGTTGGYTKIATVISPDLSKIAQAMPGHTISFKAVRVEEAQAAYRAQERLLASIRSGSGVTDGAAPRIALVMDDSISDILDGDGEPLTLPAAAGEQAGSRSGTARIGGATYEFEITVRRMGDSEID
- a CDS encoding 2-dehydropantoate 2-reductase encodes the protein MSKRIAIFGAGAAGSYIGAFLTREGHDITLIDMWGEHVDAMNANGLRASGSQGDFTVPVNAVHLADAWQLEHNFDIIFLAMKSYDTEWSSHFVKRLLASNGVVVNSQNCMNDQLTASIVGFERQVGCIMSSITVALWEPAHVTRGGTPGRDRGHDVFRVGELHGKITPRVQEIAEMLSCIDGSRATSNIWGERWSKLTTNSIGNPVGAMTGQGSQSYAANPRTRLIQIQIAKESTQVGLALNYDIENISGVSAQTWANADQGDVYEELDAILQPKPGAADWKSSMAQDVAKGRRTETAFMNGYIVARGREAGVHTPINAAIVEVMHGIDSGEITPDPSNVERVLSMAGL
- a CDS encoding DedA family protein — protein: MIELVRELSHWMVGFADSEWAMAVLAVTAFTESIFFPLPPDPLLIGMSFVHPRLALLFAAITTVASVAGAVAGRWLGMRYGRPILDRFVSADKVDRVEGLFNRYGVWAILIAAITPIPYKVFALSAGVLNMPLTPFVIASIIGRGARMFLIGALIFLFGEAIQDFLEHSFELVMIAAGIGTVLCVTLFMLFVRTRRAKSVAEVE